The genomic stretch AGGTGAAGTGAGCATGATAATCCTCGATCGTATCGATATCAATGCGTCCCCTGTCGAGAGCTTGATACCGCACGCTATCCGGATAGCGTTGAAAAAGAAAGGAGCAGCCCTTGTCACTGGCAGGCTGCTCCAAAATTTCCGAAAAATAAGCCCGCGGTATGATCACCGGATGCCCGGGTTTTCCTGCGCTTTCCGAACGCAGAAGGTCCTCGGGCCTTCCGTCCTGCCAGGCAAGGCAGGCGGCGCGGTAATCATCAGCCGTAAGAAACGGCAGATCCACGAGGGTGATCAGAACCGCAGTGGCATCCGCAGGCAGAGCGTGAATGCCGGTCTGGATCGAACTCAAAAGGCCCGTGGCGAAATCAGCGTTATAAGCCTCGCGCACGGGCATATTCGAAGCCAGAGCGGATTCCCACACAGCGTCGCGCTGCGAACCCGTGACCAGAATCA from Oligoflexus sp. encodes the following:
- a CDS encoding nucleotidyltransferase family protein; its protein translation is MISALLLAAGQGSRMGHKAKALLRLGEATFVQHALQQLYLAGLQDLILVTGSQRDAVWESALASNMPVREAYNADFATGLLSSIQTGIHALPADATAVLITLVDLPFLTADDYRAACLAWQDGRPEDLLRSESAGKPGHPVIIPRAYFSEILEQPASDKGCSFLFQRYPDSVRYQALDRGRIDIDTIEDYHAHFTS